The sequence below is a genomic window from Lolium perenne isolate Kyuss_39 chromosome 7, Kyuss_2.0, whole genome shotgun sequence.
TCCATGTTCAACTTGTGAGACACATTCAAATAGCCCATGCATTATCGAAACACACACCACCAAATTCAAACTATTGTGAAACATGTCGGATAAATTGAAAAAAATAGAAGGATTACATGGTCAACTTGTGAAACACAATCCATTAGCCCATGCAATATTGAATTATTTGTGAAACACTAGCTTAAGGAAATGAAACAACTAGATTATTTAAATGTGAAAAATGCGCTAAATCGTGGAAACATTCCTATGCTTTATATATTTCTGAACTTGTGAAACACATACATACTAACCATTCATTATTTAAAGAAATGTGAACGAATTGAAACATTTATCGTGCATTGAGACAAACAAAAGTGAAACAACCACCATCCTTTGCAAACTTATGAAACATGTTCCATAGGCCATGCATTATTGAATTATTTGGAATATTTGTGAAACATATTTTCACATGCCATGCCTATTGAAACTTGTGAAAGACATATCCATAGGCCATGCATTATTGAAATGTGTGAAACATGTTTTTGTAAACTTGTGAAACACATTTCCATAGGCCATGCATTATTGAATTATTTGTGAAAAAATTATAACCTAGATCTTATATTGATATCACAAAAAGGAAAACACACTCTTCAAACAAATGTGACTTAGGTTCATCCAAGAAAGAGTTCAAGAATTCCATGTTTAACTTGCGAAACATATTCAAATAGCCCATGTATTATTAAATTATTGTGGTAAAAAATGGAACCTATATCTTACGTTGATACAAAAAAAGTGAAATACCCTCCATCCATTTAAAAATGAAGTAAAAAACCTCCAATCAAAGTGAAACACTAGAAGGTTTCCGTGGTCATCTTGTGAAACACATTACTACAGACCATGCACATTTCCAAATCATTGTGAAACACTCGCTTAATCGTGGAAGGGAAACAACAAGATTATTTAAAATCGAAACAATATAGAGAAAAAATAGTCACCACGAATCCTACAACAAGCTGCAAAACTAAAGGGTACAAATAATTCATACAATATCACGTTTTTGAGCGGTTGAAAGAAATTTCAGCTACACATCACATAACTGAAATTTACATACATTTCATCCATATTTCAATCATTtcattcatgtttttaaatttttgaacATGTACCAAACATATGTCACAAAATTCACACAACTTATTGTTCACCCATTCTAGTTTCAGAAATGTTCATAACCATATAACTGTATTAcatcgaaatttcaaaaacaaaTCACCATGTTTTACTGGAGCTATCAAAGTCCAGAAGCTCCTAttgaaaaacataaaaaaaaactTGAATAAATGAGTGACATGTTAGCCAAGAACCACATAATTCTGAACCATGTTTCATTGCGCGTACCTAGTTGCAgatactacccagaaaattcaaacTATTCTCGCCAATTTCACATAGAACTGAAGAAAAAAAATGCTCCAGATAACTCGTAGTAATTCATAGTAGTTTTACAAAAAAAAAGTGTGTTAATTTTCCACAATATTTGACTATGATCCAACCTGGCGGAAACAAGCAAGGAAACAAATGGAAATTTACACTTGTATGTGATAGGCTTGAAGCTACGGATTTCCAAATCTTAATATTCAAAGAAGAATCCCTCAAAGCTAAACCACACTCCACCAGATCTGACCATAATCATGCCTTACAAAAAAAAATGAATTCCTATCCCTAGATCCAATAAATTGAATTCCAATACGAGTCTAGGACATCTGCCACCAGGATGATCCTCTCTCCTGCCATTCGCCAATCCATCTCCAGGCACCGCCGCGGCCGTACGCCTCCACCTCCCACCCTCCACTTGCTCCACCGCCGTGCGCTTTGCCTCGGCGTCTCAGCGATGATTCGGTCGCTGCCTCTTCGATCTGGATGCTGGGGGAGAGGTAGTGGTTCACGAGGGTTGGGTAGGGGACTTGCCTTCTAAAAAATCTGCCACATCGCCGGAAACAGAAATTCAGACACCGCCGGAGTTGACGCAGCAGCGAGTCGCTCGTCCGAAGTCTGAAGAGGAAGAGAAAGATATTTGGGCGTTCGGTGGCACTGTTCCTTGATTGGACTCGGAAGAGATACGAACGAGGCGGAATTGCGGAAAGCAATACCGCAGAATACTGCGGAGAGAGTTGAGTGACCGCACATATCTAAAAGCAAGTGAGTGGTGGATGTCACGCCGGCACCTACCGGCGCCGGTAAAAAGAAGTTTTCGCGTTTGCTTCCTGGCTGCGCCTAGCGATAtaattttcttttttccacaAATATATAATAGAGTAGTATTATATGGTAGGGCTATTGGACTAAATTCTTAGGGTGGTCCTAGCCCCACCCTTACACCCTGTTGGATCCGCTCATGCCGATGTCCCGTCATTGTTTCCGGCTTTCCGCCTAGGTCGTGAATCCTGGAAGACGAAGAGATTTTGAGGTCCAAGTTGCAAAATATGTACTGGCCTTGGTGAGATGGTCTCATAGGAGCGCCGCCTCACCCTGTGCATCGTCGACACCGTCCTGCTGCCGAGTACAGAATTGACTACGGTGGCCCGTCCAGAGAATCAACGGAGGCGCTAGCGCTTTCTGAATCGCAGGGAAAGGATAGTGTGGTTAAAAAATTGACTACGGTGGCAGGCCGGCTGCCTGAATTTAGTAACAGGGAAGCTAGCTCTGGTCTTCGCAGAAGGCAGGAATTAATGCTCTAGAGGAGAACGATGCGCGGTCGAAGCAGTAGTCATCTTCTGGCTGCATATTGGTTCAGCTTTCcggaagaaaaaaaggaaataacaATAGCCAGATCGATTAACTAGCCAAAACAATTCGATTTATCGATGCCCTTGCCGGCACTGACGACGACGAGGCGTCCCCGATCTAGACGCTGCTCTCCCGGAAGTAGGATGTGAACTCCATCATGGCTCGCCTGTACAAGAAAACAACACATATGTCCGTCTCCTCATTCCTTGCCAGCCTTTCTTGCAATCACAAACAACCGCTCAGCGTACATGTTCTACGGTTTGGCTGAATCGTGCTACTCTTTTTATTGTTGTTGACTGATATCGTTAGTGTTACCACACTACATTCTTATACTGAAAAAGTATCCAGGAGATGAGCAGCGTCTCGATTCCGCTGATGAAGATTAGTGGTTACCTATTAGAACTCAATAAGTTATATATGTGCGAACATGTAGAAGTTTAGCTGTTGCTTTTCTAAATGAACGTTGAAGGCCAGAGATTGTTGAATTTATACGTTGAAGGCCAGAGATTGTTGAAGGCCACTATCTATATATGTATAGATTACACTAAAATGTGTCTACATACATGTAAATCTAGACAAATATAAGATAACTAATATGGGACATGAGAGTAGTTAAGATGCATGCTTATGTATTTAGTGTATTTATTAATAAGAATAATACTAAttgtaatctatacctaataataaaagcaaaagagttTCTTGTTGATCTATTTTTTCTTACCTCTGCTTTTCGTTTAAATTACAGCACTGCCACCGGCAAGTGAAAAAAAAAATAACTAATTTGGGACACTAATTTTTTATCCTCTATTGCAAGACACGAGCATGTTTCAGTTGAAGATGGGTGAAAGgttccgctgcaacgcgcgggcattttcCTATTCTTTATATAAAGGCCATCCCCGTCGAGGAAAGCTGCAAGATAAACCAATCATCATCATGGAGCTAAGCGCAGCCACGCTCGTCTCCATCGCCCTCATCTCGCTGGCAATTGTCGTGTTCGTGCTTAGCAACAGTAGCAGCTCCAAGCAGAGGCGGCCTCCTGGTCCGAGGTGCCTCCCCTTCATCGGGAGCCTTCTCCACCTCCTCACGCCGGAGCCGCAGGTCGCCCTCCGGGACCTGGCGAAGAAACACGGCCCCGTGATGTACCTGCGGCTGGGCCACATCGACACCGTCGTCATCTCCTCGccggaggcggcgcaggaggttcTCCGCGACAGCTCCCTCGCCTTCGCGTCGCGGCCCAGCATCGTGTCCACGGAGATCATGTGCTACGGGAGCACCGACATCGCCTTCGCCCCGCACGGCGCGTACTGGAGGACGCTGCGCAAGATCTGCACGGTTGAGCTCCTCAGCCCGCGCAAGGTGAAGCAGTTCGCGCCCATCCGGAACAGCGAGACCCTTTCCCTCGTACGAAAACATCCGCGACGCAGCCGCCAGAGGCGGCGGCCAGCCGGTCAACATTGGCAGGCTGCTCGTGTTGTGCACGAACTCGATCACCGCCAAGGCTACGTTCGGGGTAGAGTGCGGCGCCGAGCTCCAGGAGCAGTTCTTGTCCGCGATGGTTGTCGCACTAGAGTTCAGCGGGGGCGTCTGCGTGGGGGACCTCTTCCCGTCCCTCTATTTCGTGGACGCCGTCACCGGGCTGAGGCGCCGGCTCTGGCGAGCGCGAAGAAACCTCGACGTCGTGTTTGGGAAGATAATAGAGGGGTGCGAGGCgcggcgagaggagaagaagtacAAGACAGGAACGGCGAGCGGAGACGATGACCTCCTAACACTCATGCTTAGGATCCGAGACGAGGGGGAGCTCGAGTTCCCCATCACCACAGAAAACATCAAAGCAATTATAGTGGTAAGTGGTGAAATGTTTCAGCTAGCTGGTCAGCTAAGCCGAATCTGTCTTGTAACCTCTTTGGTATTTGCATGAATCTCGTCCAGGATTTATTCACGGCGGGGACGGAGACGACGTCGTCCAGCGCGGAGTGGCTCATGTCGGAGCTCATGCGAAACCCGGAGGTGATGGTGAAGGCGCAGGCCGAGGTGCGACGAGTATTCGACAACAAGCCGCCACAGGAGCACGAGAGCCTCCTGGAGGAGTTGCCCTACATGAGGATGATGGTCAAAGAGGGCATGAGGCTGCATCCGGTGCTGCCACTCCTGCTCCCCCGTTTATGTGGTGAGACCTGCAACGTTGGGGGATTCGAGGTCGCCAAAGGCTCCAGGGTCATGGTTAACGCGTGGGCGATAGCAAGGAGCCCCGATCATTGGCAAGACGCTGACAAGTTCATGCCAGAGAGATTTCAGGATAGTACGGTGGACTACAAAGGCACGCAGTATGAGTTCTTGCCGTTCGGGAGCGGCCGGAGGATGTGCCCCGGCGGCAACTTCGGAGTTGCCGTGCTGGAGCTTATCGTGGCCCGTCTTCTATACTACTTTGACTGGAGCCTCCCCTCCGGCATGGAGCCTGGTGACCTCAACATGGACATGATTGTCAGCGCCACGTCCAGGAGAAAGAACCAGCTGCATCTGGTGGCGCTGCCACGTAAGGTTCAGATGGACACATGAAGATATGCAATGTTCTTATTACAGGTGTACCTAGTTGTCTTGTTGATCTTGATGGTTAATTTAAGTAACGTCTTCTGATTTGGGATTAAGCTTTGTCTTCTTTTCGAAGTGTAATGTGTATTGAAAAAATAAACATGGATTGGGAAACTTGACGTTGGACACCATCTGTAGCAACAAATCTTAGAAAAATGGTCAATGAAGCACAAGATTGTCTAATCTATAATACATGCAAGACATCCACATCATCAACCATCTCTAAGCAATCAATCATAGGCTGCCACATCTCTTCAACTCTTCCACCTCAGCTAAGAGAACTATTTGGTTGGCAGTCCACAAGCTGTTTTCCCTTCGCATTCGCTACATGAAAAGTCACCCGACTCCCActtagtcatagtggggagtaacatagagtagtaacatggtgcATGTTACTACCCTATGTTACTACCTCCATAGTGGATAGTTACTTATATGTGGTATCATGCATGTTATATTTATTAAATTGTAGACTCAACTTGTattgagaagtgtgatgttatggtaacatagctagttaccacctcactctctttcttcatttattatcaTGCCATATCACCAAAATgcattggggtgtgtgatgttactagctatgttactcccactatgagtagtcttagcCTCAGATCATAAGTTACTGCCTCCGAATACACTATCCTTCATTGAATATTGGGCGTCTCAAATTCTGCACTGCCGCAGACAGGAGGAATTGAGGAGCCGCTCCTCTTCTTGGCCTTTTGCTTCACTGCCCTATATATAGGCCCAACGCCAATGTCAGCGGTTGCATTCCATTCaatctcgtactgctgctcggctgctcctcctcctcctaccgtTCACCACTCCTTGAGGCTCGATCCCTGCTTCTCCCTATCCATCTTGCTTGCTTTTTGTGGTTGTGATTTGCATAAAGCTTAGCCGATTAACACAAGCTAGACTAGTATAAGTACAGTgacgcacacgagcaggtacagttgcGCACATGAGCAGCGCACACGAGCAAATACATGTACAGAAGTACAGTGGCGCACACGAGCAAATACATGTACAGAAGTACAGTGACGCACACGACcagtacagtcacgcacacgagtaagtacagGTGCAGTCGCGCACACAAGTTAGTACAGTTACCGAGTAAAAAAAACTGCACCAAATATACTAAAAACATAAGTACTTATCAGTTGAAACACGAGTACAATCGTACTAATACTAGAAGTACGTAAAAAAAGTATCTCGAAACCTATCAACATGTGATCTATTTTTAAACATCTcgacgcgaggatctcaaaagtggAAATGGTTCGTAATTTGGACTTACTACAGTTCTCgagatatttcattttgaaaaatgAATCTAGAAAAAAGGGAAAAGCCgtcttctctctcctctctcatCTCCACGTTGCTTTCCATTGCGACACATggagcagggagaccacttctCATGGATTTTCTGACACCACAACGCGACACTTGTCACGTGCGGAGTGAGTTGATttcccttcgcgaaggtcggCCTTTTTCTAGTGATTTCGGCTCCTCTCCCTGTCCACTGGAAAAACTGAAGATTCCCCTGCAAATCCAAACTGTAAGTTTGCCGTAGACGATCCCTTTCAGTCCTTTACCTCAAAAGATTTGATTCCCTAAATTCTCAGTTTTTATCTTAGAGTTTCACTGATGTGTTGAATTAATATTTTTTTATAATTGCTTGAAGATTTCGATGGGTGATCTACTCATCACATGGACCACATCTGCAAAATCTTAAGCCTCAAATTGGTTCCCCATCACAATGTCATGTAAGCTGCTAGCCTGCTAATAAGTATGTGTACAAAAACTTGTCATGTACATTTTTTTGTTAGTACTACCTCCGTTCTGAAAGATAAATCTAAAAGGCTTATATTTTGGAACGGATGTAATATTTTAGTACTAATGATATGTTGCTAATTTATATTATGTCATGGATTTTGACTTTGTGTTTTATCTACACTTGATGTTGCTTATCTTAGAAGAATATGCAAAGACTTTGTCTATATCTTTACATAGGAGAGATAAAGACACATCTTGGAGGCTATGCTAGAGGTGAAGTTAATAAAGATAAATTACAACAAATCATAGATGATGATTGAGACTCTTTATTAGAGAAAAACTTGCTCATTTTGTGAGGAGCATGCTATTCCGAAGTTTGATATGGAGCAACAGTATATAGAATGGCATAAACGAAGGATGAAGACCAGCCTCACTAACTATGAGCACTAAAAAACATGATTGCTTTCTGTTAATGGCTTGCAGCTTGGATAGTTCAACAGTCATTTTAATGAGGTAAACTCAATTCTTCTTACCCAATTGGCTCCATCCAGTTCCAAGGATTCCTTTGATGCTTTCAAAGTTGAGATCTTAGTGGATTTGGCTAAGTCATATCCAAGTGATTTTGATTCTATCCAACTAAAAGATCATGCACATGAGCTTTCATTATACATTGATAATGTGCGAGGAGATGAAGATTTGCGGATGTGAAAATTATTTCTGAACTTGCTAAGCTGATGGTTAGTACAAACAAGAATCTGGCATTTCACTTGGTATATCAACTCCTTGAGCTCGTGTTAGTTCCACTGTCGCCAGTGCATGTGTTGAGAGGTGCTTTTCAGCAATGAAAATAGTGAAAACGGTGTTGGGTAATCACATTGGATATGATTTCATGAACCACTACATTTGTTTCGTGGAGCAAATACTTCAACATACAACTCCCTACAAGGATGTGATGACAACTTCCTCAAGATGAAAGAACATAGATGCCAAAAATAGAGGTAATTGCTTTTTGTAATCCGGCTTTATTTTGGTGTAATATATTGAAAATTATTATTATTTATGTATGTAAGTTTGCCAAAAAAAGAATAATCTAGATATGTTAGCCTATACCATATACACATTTATCCATGCGAGCTATATGCGTATACGTTAGTGGTACATTTTGTAGGCACGCATTATTCCTAGTTATTGCTTTTGACACCGGCGACTTTTTTTCCTAGCTTCACCCCTCCCCTTACAAGAAGACGCTACCGAACCCGCATGAGATTGATTGTCTGCCTATGTAGGCACTGTTTTGGTCCTTTACAACTAAGTAATTTTCATTCTTCGGTGTGTGTAAATATTAGTATAACCGTGTGTGCCTTCAAGGTATGAAGTGGCCAGGTGTGGTGAACACTAGTATCGTCGTAGGCAACATTTTGAGTGTCATAAAATCTGTTATTTACTGGAAAAAAATGCGTGGTGGGTTTCTACTAAATATTGACTGCAATATTTAAGTAATACAACTTTTTTATTTTATATAGGTTATTTTCCGCATCTAACAACACAATACTGGCATAGGCTGCGAATTTAGCTATCCAGCCCGACTGTACCATTCAATTACAATAGTAGAAGCGATCTACTCAATAAGGTCTCACACCGAGATTATACTGGTATACATACGAATACGGGAACATGAGAGAGGCGATTGTGAGGGCGATCTTCAAACCATGTAGCGCTTCGTCCTCTGCCGGTGACGCCGTCGGTTCGCTCCTCCTCCGGTGGCCCTGGGGCCTTAGAGGTATGTCGGAccatggcccctcttcggtgggaAGATTTATATTCTTTGTTTACCTTGTTTTCAGTGTTTTTTTTAGGATGGTGAGTTGGCGGCTACACTCCGAAGTAATAATAAGGTCCTCCTCACTCTAACCTCGCTCCGGTGGTGCGTATATCGTCTACAGAGGGCGCACGAAGTCATGTGTCCGGTGGATTTCTTGGGATCCGGTCGGTTTTCATGTTCATTTGTGTGGTTTTAGGTAAGACCCTTCCCATCTTTGATTACCATCCTCTGTGATGGTTGTCACTCTGACGCGCTAGCCCTTTGGGCCATTAGCACTACAACTTTCGGTTTGTCTACGACAATCTTTGTCCGACTCCTGTGACAGAGGAGTGAAGAAGACTGTGCGTCTTTGGCTTGGGATAGTATCCGTAGTGGTCGCTAGGTGGTCCAAAAATTATTTTATAATTTTTATTACTTTAAAAGCAGTTTATACTgccgttgatgattattaataggtaGGCAGATTTTTGCAAAGAAAAACTTCGATAGTAAATTATATACTTGTAGTGGCATGCGTTGTATGAGATGATGTAGAGCTTGTCTCATACTGTCTCTTTTAAACAAAACTAACACGCTAGTCAGACCTTATCTCCTTATCTCCATATCTCCTTATCTTTTTAAAAGTCAATGACTCAGACTTTggttcccatagctttgcagAAAATTAATACATTTCTGCGATACGTATCTCCTTATCTTCTAGTCAGACCTTGTTTTCTATTGTTTTGCAGAAAACTAATTCGTTTCATTGACACGTGTCTCCTTATTATATACTTTAAAAGTTAAGGATTCAGCCAAACTAGCGCCATACAGGACAAAATTCAGCTGTGAAGTATCTCCCAGCTAGACAAATACAAGTTAGAAGCATCTCCATGAAATTAGGGAGCTTTGCCGTATATATCATTTCATATATTTTTGACCACCTCAGTATGTTGATCAACCATGCTTCATATCACACAAACAGTACAACAAAAATATCATCTAATAGATCTTTTATAAGAAGACATGTTAACCAATAAGCGCGGCGCGTGTGCTTTCATGTGTGTGCCTGTTTTTATATTCTTAGGTAGCACGGCGACTTTTTAAAGAGTTAGATATCAAATTAACCTCAAAAGTTTCATATGGTGTAGTAACATAATTGACATAAATTTAACTGGTATGTGTTTAGGCAAATCATTTTGTGTTGATGCATCTTAAACATTTTTCCTATACAGCTATACTTTCTCTCTATAACTAATTTTGGCTTCCGAAACTCTTTAGGGTGGTAGCCACCTACGAATTTTCTAAACCCAACTCTTAagctttattttctttttatttctcaCCGCTTAACCGTTCAACTATATGTTGACATCATATCAATTTAAACTTTGAGTCTTGTATCTCATACATTTCAATAATATTTCAAATCAATGTTTTCTTCAAAACTTCAGCTCCAGCATGAGCAGCCTACGCCAACCGCGAATTCCTTTGGGAGCACCCTCCTCATCGTGCCCAGTCCCTCCTCCGCGAGCAAATTCCATGAGTTTCCCAAGATCCAAGATGTCGCCAGCATCGACCAGGACAAATTTTAGCTAGCGAGGTCGTCAATTTCCTCTAGAATCCCGAGAAGTACACCACGCTCGGGGCCAAGATTGACGAGAGATGCCTGCTCGTCGGCCCATCTGGGACCGGGAATAAGCCTCGTGCCCGCGTCGTCGCCGGCGGGGCTGGGGTGTCGTTCTTCTCCAGGTCTATGGCAGAGTTCGTCGAGGTTTTCGACCACGGCGACCGAAGACTGTGGGGAAATGGGGATGGTCGAGCACTGATTCTGCCAGCGATGGAGGGCAGCTGGATAATGCTGGTCGTCGAGTCGCCGGAGGAGTACCTTGCAGCGGACGCCTTCCTTGGCAGTGGCCAGCCTGCGCATCCAGCCTCCATAGTAGGTCACGATGGTACAGCTCGAGGAGTTCCGACCCGGATGCCGTCCATACATATTCCGGGCCCTGGGCCCAGACAATAAAAATGACTCTTGCTGACATTTTTAAAAAAATGTACTGTATATCAAAAGCAATCCAGCACATAGCATATATCAATGGACTTTAAATTATAAAATTTGATAAGCTATTAATATATTTAATAAACATTCTATGTTTCTAACAAACTTAAAAATTTCGATAGCAGCACGTGAAGCAGTCTTAATTCAGAAAAGAGATCATTTAGTCCTACATCACTTCGAGAAAACATTTCTACATCACAATCGTCACCTAAATTCTCAGTATATATGTGGCTCTTCAATGTGTACTTAGGCCAATTGCAGGGAGTTCCTGCAAGAACTACCCGTTCTAAAAAAGTTTTCACTTGAACCTTTCTAGGGTTCTACCAGTTCATATCTCTGTGCTTTATCTTCCTTTTCTCACTACCAGAAAAATCTTTTTAGAAGATATGCTACTAAAATAATTTGCAGGAAACAATCAATACATGGAATAGAAGCACCTTCAGCAACTATGAGTAAACACTACAGATGAGAATAATGGGAGCTTATCGATCGATTAAATTTTTAGCAGCAGCTATCCGTGAGTGCTAGCTGGGGTTTGGAtcatctgtcaacacccggatttttaagtccagatgcctattatgtcgtacatcgcaatcccaggaagaatgTTGttacgagacataacagttgaatatcatagagtcatcatttattacaacacatagagTCTTAcatccatagatcacatgatccaatattacacaaatagttgatctaacgaTCAACGAACATAACAAGTAGCAGAAGCGTAGTAGTAGGTGGAACTAtcgatccacaggccaacgcttgacgttagaagcatcCTAGTTCTGGTACACGTCCTGCTGACCGTCATCCTCAtagtgttgctcctcttcatagtctggcattggaatagccagggacacagccatgagtactttaagtactcgcaaactaatactaatgtaagtacttatcaattttagtggttgctaagctctaggtttatttgcgtaaagccaagtttagttcataaacatttagtaaagatgcttgaatcgctagactaactcaagtgggaacattagtgtcattcccacaacatcagttgtgttttcaaaattcaagtcaccattcaattcACCATTTCTTTTTAAGACaagttctgacaacggaacagtatggcctttccaatcgtccgtaaccgtggacacggctattcgaataggtttaacactctgcagaggttgtactcttgtgccacaacttttgattacatccgtcgggataaccccgaatcatcgtaacacagtacgcggatcatcaaccataacctttcacttaaataacctagtataggcacctctccccatgagcttggcctcccggtgaggaccaactgtcaacccgggaactgcacagggcttgggtcgtacattcacctcatattcacatcattccacttgtaacggaggcagcctcggcataacccctatgatgcttgtttagagggaacccatactaaactacataagtttctagttaagccctacccataatcaggtattgtgggggttcttgtataattggaagggtatcgcatccgaacccaatcatcagttttcatcaaaattcaccaagtcatcaatgtcatattcaccttcaaaatctttcaagccatttcatttcacatttgttcccatctagagtagtcaattttagttccttagcaatagcaactagtcatgagggggtgctatctagctttgtggACTTAGGCTAATTtcgatgctcttgttctattctagacaagtgaatcatgaatcaaaaagtaagctttgaaatataaagcaaaataaaattgCAAGGTAAAAGCAtaggataggatcattaagcataagtaaaatgtaatggtgccttgctcttgtggagctttgcattagggtggcttgcaagagtgttagcttgccttggtggggaTAGGCGTCAAAGTTCTCGTCCTCTTCTGGAGAGtagccttcctcctcttggtactcctcgttactagcgtctatacgaatacggggtacacaatcaccaCACAAACTTAAGTGCTAAGCTAAACACACCAAAGATTCACACAAGCCTATGCTAACATCACATCTTATTTAGCATGGTGATTTACTTGGTTTTATtgtaaagaaaaataatttcctctcattataattatttattagtatagctcttgaatgctttggaggaaataatttcctctcattgaatattattaagatttaatctcttcaaataataataaggtatgagtaTAGgtggaccaaggtcaacactcatatctattatttgagagtaggatttaaatgaggtgctatacctcatgcattttaatactagcatggtaatgatttaatatcactaagtaataaaatatgagg
It includes:
- the LOC127318419 gene encoding LOW QUALITY PROTEIN: cytochrome P450 99A2-like (The sequence of the model RefSeq protein was modified relative to this genomic sequence to represent the inferred CDS: deleted 1 base in 1 codon), with the translated sequence MELSAATLVSIALISLAIVVFVLSNSSSSKQRRPPGPRCLPFIGSLLHLLTPEPQVALRDLAKKHGPVMYLRLGHIDTVVISSPEAAQEVLRDSSLAFASRPSIVSTEIMCYGSTDIAFAPHGAYWRTLRKICTVELLSPRKVKQFAPIRNSETLSLVRKIRDAAARGGGQPVNIGRLLVLCTNSITAKATFGVECGAELQEQFLSAMVVALEFSGGVCVGDLFPSLYFVDAVTGLRRRLWRARRNLDVVFGKIIEGCEARREEKKYKTGTASGDDDLLTLMLRIRDEGELEFPITTENIKAIIVDLFTAGTETTSSSAEWLMSELMRNPEVMVKAQAEVRRVFDNKPPQEHESLLEELPYMRMMVKEGMRLHPVLPLLLPRLCGETCNVGGFEVAKGSRVMVNAWAIARSPDHWQDADKFMPERFQDSTVDYKGTQYEFLPFGSGRRMCPGGNFGVAVLELIVARLLYYFDWSLPSGMEPGDLNMDMIVSATSRRKNQLHLVALPRKVQMDT